The Plasmodium cynomolgi strain B DNA, chromosome 5, whole genome shotgun sequence genome segment gaaaaaaaaaaaaaaaaaaataacgaaacgaaacgaaacgCAGAACGGGGGGGGACACACTCCCGATGAGTTGAGCGTTTTAAATTAAACCATAATGGGGAAAGCGGGGAAAACAGGGAAAGCGGAGAAAGGGGTGAACGCGGTGAAAGCTGCGAACGGGGCGAACGGGGCGAACGGGGGAGAAGGTCAAAATGGCcagaggggaaaaagcaCGCTGCCCATCGCCGGGCGGAGAATTCGCGGAAAAGTGAAGCGCCCCGAGAGGTACATTTGACTCGGGGACAGTGTGCAGGAAATGCACTGCAAGGCGGCccggcgaaaaaaaaaggaaaaaaaaacggaaaataaACGGGAAaagagcggaaaaaaaaacggaaaaaaaacggaaaaaaaacggaaaaaaaacggaaaaaaaacggaaaaaaacggaaaaaaacgaaaaaatacgAACGAATGGGCAAACTTGAGGCGTCCACATGGGCAGACCAGTAAAACCAGCCGAAGGAGCCACTATCCCCTCCAACCCCCGTGGGCGCACATAAGACACATCGCCGCGCTGGGGTGTAAATTTCCAACCAGGTGCACATCACCACTTCTCTTTTGGGTAGAAGAACTCGGCAAATTGGTTCGCGCTGGCGCGCTGGCGAGCTGGCGAGTTTGCCAGGCTGCGCCTTAgcagaagaacaaaaaaaaaaaaaaaaaaaaagaaaaaaaaaaactacgttcatatgtgcatacacacatgcgtaCGTGACAACGCCGCTCGCCACGCCAGGCCGTACGGAAGCGCAaacctttttacaaacaagTTGGGAATACACAAATCAGTTGCGATTGAAAAgtggggtaaaaaaaaaaatatatataaaaaaaaaggaggattAGGGAAGAAGGAGGNNNNNNNNNNNNNNNNNNNNNNNNNNNNNNNNNNNNNNNNNNNNNNNNNNNNNNNNNNNNNNNNNNNNNNNNNNNNNNNNNNNNNNNNNNNNNNNNNNNNNNNNNNNNNNNNNNNNNNNNNNNNNNNNNNNNNNNNNNNNNNNNNNNNNNNNNNNNNNNNNNNNNNNNNNNNNNNNNNNNNNNNNNNNNNNNNNNNNNNNNNNNNNNNNNNNNNNNNNNNNNNNNNNNNNNNNNNNNNNNNNNNNNNNNNNNNNNNNNNNNNNNNNNNNNNNNNNNNNNNNNNNNNNNNNNNNNNNNNNNNNNNNNNNNNATAATACTGCAAGGGGAGTACCCCCGCCGTACCCTCATAAAGGAATGCAAATttgcttcaccgcttcgcaTATGGCCGCTTCACCTTTCGGCGCATTGCTCTCCCCCCTCAGGCGAAGTAGGGAGTCAGAATccagcacaaaaaaatttgggaaagagaaaaaatcagAATCAAAATGTTAATCCGCTTGATGTTTAAATGGTTGGACAAGCTGGAGTTATCGTGGACGTAGAGGTGAATGGACTTAAAGAGCTGCATCATCTGCACACTGACTGTGACGTAAAAGTAAATCTGCGTCAATCGGTACATGGTGCGGCTATTTAGAAAGAGGACCACATTGTAGGGGCTAAAGCTCGACGAGGGAGGTGCATTCATGCTTTTGAATGCATTGTGCGCGTTCTTGTTCGCTAAGACGTTCGTATCCAACTCACCCTTGTCTAGCATGTCTTCTGGCACCCCGTAGAGAGACGCACACGTGAAGTGCAACaggtaaaacaaaaattttgtgatTATCAATCCACACAGTATAACGAATTTGTACGAAATGAATGACAGGatgtgcaaaaaggagaggttAATATCTCGACATGtcagtaaaaataaaaatttaatgatgGCTGTTTCGAAGAATAGCAGGAGGAAGACATAGGACGTTATGCTGAATAGGTTGTCGGGGTTAAATAcgaagttatttttttgagccGTGACTGTTAGGGTATACAAAAGGATGTACGTAATGCTGGACATGAGTGGTATGTACAAGTCCGCTTTGAAAATCCCCATGTTACTGCTGTAGTCCACGTAGTTTATATCGTTTGAGTTATGTCTCCCGGGGTTCCCTCGCTGTGCTTCGGTGCCACCACCTAGGCTGCTTGCCCCGTTCACTCCTCCCACGTCGCTGACCCCGCTCAAGCCGCTTCCCAAGCCGCTTCCCAAGCCACTTCCCAAGCCACTTCCCATACCGCTCACCCCCCCTGCGCCCCTCTTGGGGTCAAAGTAAAAGCTCTGGTTCTGCGCAAAGGGGCCACTCGCGACCCCCTTAACGAGACTAGTGCTCTCCTCCTGGCCATGCGCATAACCTTGGGAACCTCCCTTGTTAAGTGAAAACGCTGATGTGTAGCTCTTGTTGTCGTGACGACCACTACCCATCATCCTCTCCAAGTGGCTATACACATAATAAGTCCTGGACTCACACACAGCCTTccgtatgtacacataagGTACGagaatgaataaaattttatttacgaCATAAGAATGAGTGACGTCAAAATATCCTCTCAGCAGTGCCAACTTATTTCCAATAAAACTGGTATCAtgattttcaatttttttctcaatctCACTCATAACCATATTAGCAACTCTCTgtttcattatattattaatcgGGTCATTTGCCTGTACTGTGTTCGTTAGACTTTCAAATATGTTATGCATGATTCCTTTGTTGGCTTTCGGTTGCATGTCACCTGTTCTGTTGCTCCATTTCTCCGACTGGGAGAAGGCACTTGTATTCACTTGGCTGGAGCTCATGTTgctattttctcctttaaaTGGTTGCGACGGGATAAACACCTGAGTCTGGCTCTGACTCTGACCTTGACTATGACTATGGCTCTTCATATCCTGCTGCTCATACATGCTGTCATTCACAAAGTGCAGACGGTTGTCTACTCCCTGCGCTTCGTTCTTCGGCCCAACATGGTGTGGGTACattccttcttttctgcCTTCTTGGCTGGGAACCTTATTCGTACTGTGAAAATTAGGGTTCGCACTTGACCCGCCGGAGTGGAAGGGGCCACCTGCCGTGGGGTAGCTTCCACCGCTCGCGGCGTGATTGGCCTCACTTGGCGTGTAGAACTCGCTCCGCTTGCTGCCCCATACGGGGTGCGCGTTCACATAACTGGGTGGCACAGCACTGGGCGCGCTGGCTGCGCCGAGGTCGTTGGGGTTGAGGAACGTGTGCTGGAAGTTCGCCCCAGCGCGGTTCCCCAGGTTGCCACCGACATTGCCTCCGATGTGGCCGCCCATATTACCTCCGATGTGGCCGCCAAAATTACCGCCGATGTGGGCGCCCATATTACCGCCGACCTGGCCGCCGACATGACCTGCGTCCGCGTCCAGGCTGTAGATGGGGGGACCCGCCTGCTCATACCCCGGACCGGCGTGCAGACTCCTCCCCACTCCGACACCCCCACTATCCACGTTGCTTTCGTTTGGCGACGCGTCCGCATATGTTCTATGTCCCATCGTGGCGTCTGCGCCGGGCCTACCAGCCAAATTCATTTGGCTATTTCTCACGTAATTCATGCTGCTCCACGACTCCTGTTCCTTCTCCTTAGCATTGTTCACCTTTCGCCTTCCGTGCATGTTGCTGTCGGCATAGCTGTTGTTATAGTTCATCGTTGGGGAGGTCTGACAAGCGTGCAGAGGGGTGGGacacctcttttttttctctctctctctttcaGCACAAATGTGCGCACGTCGGGATGTACATACTCATtcgtgcatatgtacatccGTTTGGCTAGCTCGTACGTACGCAGGTGGAGCGccaaattttggaaaaaaaaaaaaaaattatcctgCATAAAGTCGCCTTGAACACTggtgtacacaaaaaaaaaaaaaaaaaatatgtacacgttCAGGTAAATTCGCGTATACTGCGCACAAAAAAGTGGGGAGTAGCCAGCCACGTTTAACTGCtcatacgtacgtatgcaaatggaaaatgttTAACTTGAGTTGAAATCGAATTGTAGCTGCTTACGAGGGGAATTAAAAGAGGGCAGCGAAGGATgtaaagaaaagaaaaagcagaaaaagggaacaaaaccGGGAAGAgagaaagagggaaaaaaaaaaaaaaaaaaaaaaaaagaagcaaccAAATGGGGGGTATTATATCCCAATGCATACATCTTGCATAGTGCCATACGCATGTTCGTTCCTCCCCCTCATAATGGCGAGATCGCGGGATGGCATTTCGCGCACTGCAAAGGGGACTCCCCAGGCGCGCCAACAAACATACGAATATATGCAAAAGCGTAATGGCTAAGAAGATACAGATGCCTTTGCACAACATGTGATGATGTAcatgcgggaaaaaaaaaaaaaaaaaaaaaaaaaaaaaagaaacagattATGCCATTACTTGCTACTCCACTGACACCCTCCTCTCCCATTGCACTCTCCTCCGCTTCGTTCAAACGTAACGATGATTAGCAGCTACGTTAACTTCCGCAGGACGACGGGAAGGGAATTTCCACTTGTGTGCAATCGCGCCGAGCTTAACACTTTTCTGTGCATCTTTACTCGCTcactgtttttccttttttttttttaatcacctCAGTAAAACACACGGTAATGGACGACTCCGTGGCACACCCCTCAACCGCACAGCGTGGTGTTTTTCCCAACCACGTCTCTTCCACTTTCTCAAATTCCGCACTGTGGTGAAGAGGGAAGTTGTTCCCTTGGGGGGAGGCTCTTCTCATGTGCGGATAAACGGAATCGTGAGGTAAATCAATGGGTCAATCAGTGTAGTCGTCAGTCTCCCCCACGGTGGAAATCATCTCATgggggaaaagcaaaaatgatgcGGTCGCAATGTTATCATAGAAAGAAGcagacaaaatgggaacctCCTCCCTTGAGACCGACTCCACTGCGACACTGGTAATGGACTGGTAATGTGGGCTTCCCTTCGTGGCGCACACCACACTGGGTCGACAAACAACCGTGCGAGATTCCCTCATGATGGCGTCTGCTCATAGGGAACCCCCCCTTTCCCCTCTGTCAACTCATCACATCCTTACGGTATACCAGCGAACGCACAAGCATATGCACCACCTGTGCAGGTTAAAAAATGGGTGGTTGTTTGTAAGCACTTCAGACCTTCTTCCATCATGGGGCAGACTAACCTTTACTCTCCACATGCTTCTGCCCAGGTGTGCGAACCAACTCGTCGCAATCGTATAAGTAATCCTTACTGATGGATGCCTGTAAAACTTCGTCCCGCTTGCTCTCGGTGAACAAATCGGCGTAGTCCTCCTTTTGGCAGAGGCGCACGAGGGTGAATCCGTCCTTCGCGGCGAGGTAGTACCTGCGCGGGGGGAAGCAACCATGGAGTGGAAGCAATCATGGGGTGGGAGCAAACGAGGAAGGGAAGTAAAGAAAGGGAGCAAACTAGAAACGGCGCAACTTCGGGGGAAGTAAACGAAGAAAGGGGGCAAACGAGGAACGGCGCAACTTCGGGGAAGCAGTCCGGGGGGTCCTACCCCGCTGCGCACGTACCTCCAGAAGACGCAGCTGCGCAGGGTGGCCGTCTCATTAGCATAGTACTGTCCAGCTGAGTCCAAAATGTAAACCGTTCGGTTCTTCAAAGAGGTCAGGGAATAGCCGAAGGGAGGGAGGTAGACCTTTTTCTGTTCGACGCTTTTGTCTAGTCTGTTAAGGAACTCCGTTATGTACACGTATTTTGGATCCTCACCCGTGTGCAGCCCATCCGAGTGGTTGCATAAAGATAGGATGGAAGAGACGAACTGTTTATTGTAGCTACTTAGCTGATTTAAAGCGTCCCAGTTGTAGGACAAGCTGCTAAAGTAAAGGCGCAATGCCAAAATTAGGTAAAAGGTGTCGTCCGAAGTAATATTCATTTCATCCTCCGAGATGGCACTTATATACGGGTTCAGTACATCTGTGCatagattttttaattttacagtCTTCCCCAAGTAGATGTACGAATTcacgaggaagaaaaacacactAATGTTAAGAAATGCCGGTGCCTTCCTCACAACATCTTCTATATTGATATAATTTTGGACCAATTCATCCTTCACATGCTCGTATGTCTCTGTGGATTCAACCCTATTTTCACTTACGCTGTACAATACGTTGCTTAGCGACTTGTACAAAGACATGAAAGGCACATGTACCTTTTCCCGATCGTAGTAGTAGCTATTAATGCGGAGATAATTTTCCCTCTTCGTCACAGCATCGTGTTTAATTATATCACCCTTGTGGTGTTGCATATAAGTTCTCAGTTGTGTTACTGCCTCGAGG includes the following:
- a CDS encoding C-13 antigen (putative); this translates as MNYNNSYADSNMHGRRKVNNAKEKEQESWSSMNYVRNSQMNLAGRPGADATMGHRTYADASPNESNVDSGGVGVGRSLHAGPGYEQAGPPIYSLDADAGHVGGQVGGNMGAHIGGNFGGHIGGNMGGHIGGNVGGNLGNRAGANFQHTFLNPNDLGAASAPSAVPPSYVNAHPVWGSKRSEFYTPSEANHAASGGSYPTAGGPFHSGGSSANPNFHSTNKVPSQEGRKEGMYPHHVGPKNEAQGVDNRLHFVNDSMYEQQDMKSHSHSQGQSQSQTQVFIPSQPFKGENSNMSSSQVNTSAFSQSEKWSNRTGDMQPKANKGIMHNIFESLTNTVQANDPINNIMKQRVANMVMSEIEKKIENHDTSFIGNKLALLRGYFDVTHSYVVNKILFILVPYVYIRKAVCESRTYYVYSHLERMMGSGRHDNKSYTSAFSLNKGGSQGVNGASSLGGGTEAQRGNPGRHNSNDINYVDYSSNMGIFKADLYIPLMSSITYILLYTLTVTAQKNNFVFNPDNLFSITSYVFLLLFFETAIIKFLFLLTCRDINLSFLHILSFISYKFVILCGLIITKFLFYLLHFTCASLYGVPEDMLDKGELDTNVLANKNAHNAFKSMNAPPSSSFSPYNVVLFLNSRTMYRLTQIYFYVTVSVQMMQLFKSIHLYVHDNSSLSNHLNIKRINILILIFSLSQIFLCWILTPYFA
- a CDS encoding hypothetical protein (putative) — translated: MKEVNINELRSAILNYADSVEDLVQRRKEHEVKVKAIFEEHCGGYPREDQMVRLCMGSCEEEILNGEVPTIKRYVQDRYANGNNYEIAKENERNFLHTTKLLKIITTCGIRVSSKVLLYYILEAVTQLRTYMQHHKGDIIKHDAVTKRENYLRINSYYYDREKVHVPFMSLYKSLSNVLYSVSENRVESTETYEHVKDELVQNYINIEDVVRKAPAFLNISVFFFLVNSYIYLGKTVKLKNLCTDVLNPYISAISEDEMNITSDDTFYLILALRLYFSSLSYNWDALNQLSSYNKQFVSSILSLCNHSDGLHTGEDPKYVYITEFLNRLDKSVEQKKVYLPPFGYSLTSLKNRTVYILDSAGQYYANETATLRSCVFWRYYLAAKDGFTLVRLCQKEDYADLFTESKRDEVLQASISKDYLYDCDELVRTPGQKHVESKG